The following coding sequences lie in one Desulfobacterales bacterium genomic window:
- the metW gene encoding methionine biosynthesis protein MetW has protein sequence MTTKPNHMRYDLQIIASWIDPGSHVLDLGCGKGELLRFLIDNKQVQGSGIELEEDKVVNCIEKGLTVLQGDINAEVLDYPDMAFDYVILSQTLQQVYAPDKLIRAIMRIGKRGIVSFPNFSHWACRLQLLSSGYAPVTKQLPYQWYNTPNIRVITIKDFRKFINDVGLKILKEVAINTHSENRYGKIIKFLPNVRATYGIFLIGN, from the coding sequence GTGACAACAAAACCTAACCATATGCGCTATGATCTTCAGATAATCGCTTCCTGGATCGATCCCGGATCACACGTGCTGGATCTGGGTTGTGGCAAAGGCGAACTGCTGCGCTTTTTGATCGACAACAAGCAGGTGCAGGGCTCCGGCATTGAATTGGAAGAAGATAAGGTGGTTAACTGTATTGAGAAAGGGTTAACGGTTTTACAGGGGGATATCAATGCGGAAGTCTTAGATTATCCCGATATGGCTTTTGATTACGTGATCTTGAGCCAGACGCTGCAGCAAGTCTACGCGCCGGATAAGCTTATACGGGCAATCATGCGCATTGGCAAAAGAGGTATCGTCAGTTTTCCGAATTTCAGTCACTGGGCCTGTCGCTTGCAGCTTCTGTCTTCCGGCTATGCGCCGGTTACCAAACAACTGCCATATCAATGGTATAACACACCCAATATCCGGGTAATTACCATCAAGGATTTCCGAAAATTTATTAATGATGTTGGATTGAAAATTTTAAAAGAGGTGGCCATTAATACGCATTCAGAGAATCGGTATGGCAAGATTATCAAATTTCTGCCAAATGTGAGGGCTACTTATGGTATCTTTCTAATCGGCAATTAA
- a CDS encoding MOSC domain-containing protein encodes MKIVSIATSKKKGTRKAQIDEVYLKKEHGLEGDAHAGKWHRQVSFLASEEIDKARQSGLDVTFGDFAENIATTGIDWKNIPVGTRVHLGPEALVEITQIGKECHNRCAIYYKAGDCIMPREGVFARVLKEGKIKCGDQISIESPED; translated from the coding sequence ATGAAGATCGTGTCGATTGCCACCAGCAAGAAAAAGGGAACACGCAAAGCTCAAATTGATGAGGTTTATTTAAAAAAGGAGCATGGCCTGGAAGGCGATGCGCATGCCGGCAAGTGGCATCGCCAGGTGAGTTTTTTGGCATCTGAAGAAATCGATAAAGCCCGCCAATCAGGCCTTGATGTAACCTTTGGTGATTTTGCTGAAAACATCGCCACCACCGGTATTGACTGGAAAAACATTCCGGTAGGAACCCGCGTCCACCTGGGACCGGAAGCACTGGTCGAAATTACCCAGATCGGTAAAGAGTGTCACAACCGGTGCGCTATTTACTACAAGGCTGGCGATTGCATTATGCCGCGCGAGGGCGTTTTTGCACGGGTGCTTAAGGAGGGAAAAATTAAATGCGGTGATCAAATCAGCATTGAGTCACCTGAAGACTAA
- the mnmA gene encoding tRNA 2-thiouridine(34) synthase MnmA, with protein sequence MENKQIKVAVGLSGGVDSSVAAALLQKQGYAVCGITMEIYDDALGFDESAKHACYGPGEKEDVESAAAICDKLHIPFHTIDLRKEYQNHVIRYFRNEYLEGKTPNPCVVCNQKLKFGFLLEKARQAGLEFDYFATGHYARIENTGDRFVLKRAADRSKDQTYFLYGLNQRQLAHTLLPLGGHTKQQVRKIARTLGLQTAEREESQDFIDGGDYSILFDKNEIKSGDIVDEAGQVLGKHRGIIHYTIGQRRGLGIASQHPLYVRRIDAAHNRIIVSSQENLSKGLVAVDLNLIGIDRIELPLDDVQVKIRLRHKAADATVYPSEGRQTKILFKDPQMSVTPGQSAVIYTGDTVLGGGIISSAL encoded by the coding sequence ATGGAAAATAAGCAAATAAAAGTAGCGGTGGGGCTGAGCGGTGGTGTGGATTCTTCTGTGGCAGCGGCCTTGCTGCAAAAACAAGGTTATGCTGTTTGTGGCATCACTATGGAAATTTATGATGATGCCCTGGGATTTGATGAATCCGCTAAACATGCTTGCTACGGACCCGGTGAAAAAGAAGATGTCGAATCTGCGGCCGCCATTTGCGACAAACTTCACATACCGTTTCATACCATCGATTTACGAAAAGAATATCAAAACCATGTCATCCGATATTTCAGGAATGAATACCTGGAAGGTAAAACCCCAAATCCCTGCGTGGTGTGCAACCAAAAGCTCAAATTTGGTTTTCTTTTGGAAAAAGCCAGGCAGGCAGGCCTGGAATTTGATTATTTTGCCACCGGCCATTATGCCCGCATTGAAAACACCGGCGACCGTTTTGTATTGAAACGAGCTGCTGATCGCTCGAAAGACCAAACCTATTTTCTTTATGGGCTCAACCAGCGGCAACTGGCGCATACGCTTTTGCCGCTGGGCGGTCATACCAAGCAGCAGGTCAGGAAAATAGCGCGCACGTTGGGTCTGCAAACGGCAGAGCGCGAAGAAAGCCAGGATTTCATTGACGGCGGGGACTATTCCATTCTTTTTGATAAAAATGAGATAAAATCCGGCGATATTGTTGATGAAGCCGGCCAGGTACTCGGGAAGCATCGGGGCATCATTCATTACACTATCGGGCAGCGTCGCGGTCTTGGAATTGCTTCCCAACATCCGCTGTATGTCCGTAGAATTGATGCAGCTCATAATCGTATTATCGTCAGCAGCCAGGAGAACCTTTCTAAAGGCCTTGTGGCTGTGGACTTAAACCTCATCGGCATCGATCGCATCGAGCTACCGCTAGACGATGTTCAGGTTAAAATCCGACTGCGGCACAAAGCGGCCGACGCCACAGTTTACCCTTCCGAAGGCCGTCAAACCAAGATCCTGTTTAAAGACCCCCAAATGTCAGTGACCCCGGGGCAATCTGCCGTGATTTACACCGGAGATACGGTGTTGGGAGGCGGTATTATCAGTTCTGCGCTCTGA
- a CDS encoding DinB family protein codes for MSERRTTIVAALEKNLQDTLSYFDSLSPDELSIQVYQDGAQWTVQQVLAHFITIEGSMQWLFKNILSGGPGSPEGFDVERFNSTQPKKLDGKTIDELVAQFQSVRNETIAIVDSMTDADFDREGRHAFHGHGKLERFIVWAYEHVELHLEDLRKRLPDIKPK; via the coding sequence ATGAGCGAAAGACGCACAACCATTGTGGCCGCGCTTGAAAAAAACCTGCAAGATACCCTTTCCTATTTCGACTCGTTGTCACCGGATGAACTCAGCATTCAGGTTTATCAGGACGGGGCCCAATGGACGGTTCAACAGGTTCTGGCCCATTTTATCACCATTGAGGGATCAATGCAGTGGCTGTTTAAGAATATATTGTCCGGCGGACCGGGCTCACCAGAAGGTTTTGATGTCGAGCGTTTTAACAGCACCCAGCCCAAAAAGTTAGACGGCAAAACCATCGATGAGCTCGTCGCGCAGTTCCAGTCGGTCCGCAATGAAACGATTGCCATCGTGGATTCCATGACAGATGCTGATTTTGACCGCGAAGGACGACATGCATTTCACGGTCACGGCAAGCTCGAACGTTTTATCGTCTGGGCTTATGAACATGTTGAGCTGCATTTAGAAGATCTTCGCAAGCGATTGCCGGACATTAAACCCAAATAA
- a CDS encoding helix-turn-helix transcriptional regulator, whose protein sequence is MEREEFKRLRKKLNKTQAQMAQLLGISLKAVHSYEQGWRRVPTAVERQMYFLTVKQSSKKGKPKACWQIKKCSPELKIKCPAWEFGAGELCWFINGTICDGKVQKDWKEKMKICKTCEVFEPLIE, encoded by the coding sequence ATGGAACGTGAGGAGTTTAAAAGGCTTAGAAAAAAACTAAATAAAACCCAGGCCCAAATGGCCCAGCTGCTGGGCATATCGTTAAAGGCGGTCCACAGCTACGAGCAGGGATGGCGCAGAGTGCCGACGGCTGTCGAACGTCAGATGTATTTTTTAACGGTCAAACAAAGTTCAAAAAAGGGCAAGCCGAAAGCATGTTGGCAAATAAAAAAATGCAGCCCAGAGCTTAAAATCAAATGTCCGGCTTGGGAGTTCGGCGCCGGTGAACTTTGCTGGTTCATAAACGGCACCATTTGTGATGGAAAGGTTCAGAAAGACTGGAAGGAAAAAATGAAAATCTGCAAGACCTGCGAAGTATTTGAACCGCTGATCGAGTAG
- a CDS encoding isoprenylcysteine carboxylmethyltransferase family protein, which translates to MQAKKGEHPLGDAGQLILFGVFLITWILDSFVLHRSTFLVNSIPLVLRLAFLVTALVIAFLLFKSGHVAVIGDQRPSRIISSGAFGYVRHPLYLGSILVYLGLTVSTASLFCLALLVVIVLFYNTIADYEEKLMETKFGQDYITYRQNTGRWLPRLGKKG; encoded by the coding sequence ATGCAGGCCAAAAAAGGTGAGCATCCTTTGGGCGATGCCGGGCAACTGATTTTGTTCGGCGTGTTTCTGATCACATGGATCCTGGACTCTTTTGTCTTGCACCGTTCCACCTTTTTGGTGAACAGCATACCGCTGGTGCTTCGTTTGGCTTTCCTGGTGACCGCTTTGGTGATTGCTTTTTTACTTTTCAAGTCCGGCCATGTAGCTGTGATCGGAGACCAGCGCCCCTCGCGTATTATTTCAAGCGGCGCTTTTGGTTATGTGCGGCACCCGTTGTATCTGGGAAGTATTCTGGTTTACCTCGGGTTAACCGTTTCCACGGCGTCCCTATTTTGTCTGGCACTGCTGGTGGTGATCGTTCTGTTTTACAACACCATCGCCGATTATGAAGAAAAACTGATGGAAACAAAATTTGGGCAGGATTACATTACCTACCGGCAAAATACGGGCAGGTGGTTACCCCGGCTTGGCAAGAAAGGTTAG
- a CDS encoding PP2C family protein-serine/threonine phosphatase gives MQPRFLIFAKFLAKELINPITYLVAFLIGAAINTLQGNGIWFSAVPYIVPLFVQGFAKASLKFKNKDMDILCQLPAERQDPVFVIDKNGWVVATAGNTKKLFEKHHIKKIHDLFGKTEAETILNATDDTRERWQTEPLELNSKISGKWYQIKTKIGEGGHLLIWLDEISSRKAMDISLTAIRGFSREVINSINELAKKNDIYDRLALLILKEGYQGVFITREDKDGNLAGYAFKGNSNELVKSDYIQVPEASAAPIWASRKAECDIYGCVATATRTADMSQTDFEKAHPFEGRVRSFLGFAITNYINYAEGDVSIIAFNKRDGIKKFDADVINTVVNTARSVTHLIDLAIGNNRMLSALQVAEEVQQNLLPKVLPAVKGLDIAAKSIYSNRTGGDFYDFLRVSQTPAGVLNVVVGDVSGHGIAAGLLMATARALFRSRSAQPGALSEIVTDVNRDLTLDIYDTGRFITLLYLVVDSPNHLVKWVRAGHDAALLYDPANDTFENLYGEGLALGWDETYPYEENERTGLTQGQIIFIGTDGIWETFNIDGEPFGKEPIKEIIRHNTAASASEIMNEILAALASYRQGKEPEDDVTLVVIKLVDG, from the coding sequence ATGCAGCCGCGCTTTCTAATTTTTGCTAAATTCCTCGCCAAAGAACTCATTAATCCAATTACCTATTTGGTAGCTTTTCTAATCGGTGCCGCCATCAATACCCTGCAGGGAAACGGCATTTGGTTCTCAGCAGTCCCTTATATCGTGCCGCTCTTTGTGCAGGGTTTCGCCAAGGCCTCATTAAAATTTAAAAACAAAGACATGGATATTCTTTGTCAACTACCGGCAGAGCGCCAGGATCCTGTATTTGTAATTGATAAAAACGGCTGGGTGGTTGCAACCGCCGGCAACACGAAAAAGCTTTTTGAAAAGCATCATATTAAAAAAATTCATGACTTGTTTGGAAAGACCGAAGCCGAAACCATTCTAAATGCCACCGACGATACCCGCGAGCGATGGCAAACTGAGCCGTTAGAATTAAATTCGAAAATCAGCGGCAAATGGTATCAGATCAAAACCAAGATTGGGGAAGGCGGCCACCTTCTCATATGGTTGGATGAAATTTCATCACGCAAAGCCATGGATATCAGCTTGACGGCAATTCGCGGGTTTAGCCGTGAAGTGATCAACTCTATTAACGAGCTGGCAAAAAAGAATGATATTTACGATCGGCTGGCTTTGCTCATTTTGAAGGAAGGATACCAGGGCGTTTTCATTACCCGAGAAGACAAAGATGGCAACTTGGCCGGATATGCCTTTAAAGGAAACAGCAATGAACTTGTAAAATCCGATTATATTCAGGTGCCGGAAGCTTCGGCAGCGCCGATCTGGGCATCACGCAAAGCAGAGTGCGATATTTACGGCTGTGTGGCAACGGCCACCCGGACGGCCGACATGTCTCAGACCGATTTTGAAAAAGCCCACCCGTTTGAAGGGCGCGTTCGATCTTTTTTGGGTTTTGCCATTACCAATTATATTAATTACGCTGAGGGCGATGTGTCCATCATTGCGTTTAATAAAAGGGACGGGATCAAAAAATTTGATGCAGACGTCATCAATACCGTCGTTAATACCGCCAGGTCCGTAACGCATCTGATTGACCTGGCCATTGGCAACAATCGCATGCTCAGTGCCCTGCAAGTAGCTGAAGAAGTCCAGCAGAACCTGCTGCCCAAGGTGCTGCCTGCTGTAAAAGGTCTCGATATTGCGGCTAAAAGCATATACAGCAACAGAACCGGGGGCGACTTTTACGATTTTCTCAGAGTTTCGCAAACACCAGCCGGCGTTTTGAATGTAGTCGTTGGTGATGTATCCGGTCACGGGATCGCCGCTGGTCTATTGATGGCCACCGCACGTGCGTTGTTTAGGAGCCGCTCGGCCCAGCCGGGAGCACTTTCTGAAATCGTTACGGATGTTAACCGTGATCTAACGCTGGATATCTATGACACCGGCCGGTTTATCACCCTGCTTTATCTGGTGGTCGACTCGCCCAACCATCTTGTGAAATGGGTTCGAGCCGGACACGATGCTGCCTTGCTGTATGATCCCGCAAACGATACTTTTGAAAACCTGTATGGTGAGGGTCTGGCATTGGGATGGGATGAAACCTATCCGTATGAAGAAAACGAACGCACCGGTTTGACCCAGGGGCAGATAATCTTTATCGGAACCGATGGCATCTGGGAAACATTTAACATAGACGGTGAACCTTTTGGCAAAGAACCGATCAAAGAGATCATACGTCATAATACTGCCGCTAGCGCCAGTGAAATAATGAATGAAATCCTGGCGGCTTTAGCCAGCTATCGGCAGGGCAAAGAACCCGAAGATGACGTCACGCTGGTCGTCATTAAGTTAGTAGATGGTTGA
- a CDS encoding aldolase/citrate lyase family protein produces MNLNFRKELLSAKTLIGTVVTQPNPAMAEILADAGFDWLWIDAEHSPMGMGDVQSILQAVEDRCACVVRVPTSNEVYIKKALDIGAPGIIAPHVDSVEIAEKVVNWAKYPPIGERSIGVARAHAYGMDVANYMDSANDRIAVVVQIEHVLGARDINQILDVTGVDAVLIGPYDLSGSLGKPGEIGDPDVQEHIDRVRETCLKRKKPIGIIGVTVDAAKPFLDQGYSLIAVGIDTMIFGHAARDIVTEMKGGYAGQKR; encoded by the coding sequence ATGAATCTGAATTTCCGAAAAGAACTTTTGAGCGCTAAAACACTGATCGGCACTGTCGTCACCCAGCCGAATCCGGCGATGGCTGAAATTTTAGCGGATGCGGGGTTTGACTGGCTATGGATCGATGCAGAGCACTCGCCGATGGGAATGGGAGATGTTCAAAGCATTTTGCAAGCAGTCGAAGATCGCTGCGCGTGCGTCGTCCGCGTCCCGACCAGCAATGAGGTGTATATCAAAAAGGCACTGGATATTGGTGCCCCCGGTATCATTGCGCCGCATGTGGATTCGGTTGAGATTGCCGAAAAGGTGGTCAATTGGGCCAAATACCCGCCGATCGGGGAACGAAGCATTGGAGTAGCACGCGCGCACGCATATGGAATGGATGTTGCCAATTATATGGACAGCGCCAATGACCGGATCGCTGTGGTTGTTCAAATCGAACACGTTCTGGGCGCCCGTGATATCAATCAGATCCTGGATGTCACCGGTGTCGATGCGGTATTAATCGGACCGTATGACCTTTCCGGCAGTCTGGGCAAACCTGGAGAAATAGGTGACCCCGATGTACAGGAGCATATCGATCGGGTGCGTGAAACCTGCCTGAAACGCAAAAAGCCGATTGGCATTATCGGTGTCACGGTGGATGCGGCCAAACCCTTTTTGGATCAGGGCTATTCACTTATCGCGGTAGGGATCGATACGATGATATTCGGCCATGCAGCTCGCGACATCGTGACCGAAATGAAAGGTGGATATGCAGGCCAAAAAAGGTGA
- a CDS encoding homoserine O-acetyltransferase, whose translation MSEYIEHDKQGVSVGIVEKKLFTFAEPPNDMVLENGAKLGPVTLAYETYGTLNADKSNAILILHALSGDSHAAGYYDQEDEKPGWWDIMVGPRKGIDTDKYFVVCSNIIGSCMGSTGPCSTNPKTVQPYALDFPVVTIGDMVTAQKKLMDHLGVKQILCVVGGSIGGMQVLEWTVRYPEMVKSAIPLATTTKHSALAIAFNEVARQSIMADPSWNNGNYYYGPKPNLGLAVARMIGHITYLSDESMRLKFGRRLQDKSDFSFNFDADFQVESYLRYQGKKFVDRFDANSFLYITKAADYYDMEKQYGDGSAVKAFSKAKAKFLVVSFTSDWLYPTYQSKSMVKAMKKNGLDVSFLEIEAEWGHDAFLLPNERLTMLIRGFLERVCRDNKT comes from the coding sequence ATGAGTGAATATATCGAACATGATAAACAGGGGGTTTCGGTAGGAATAGTGGAGAAAAAACTCTTCACTTTTGCCGAACCGCCGAATGACATGGTTCTGGAAAACGGCGCTAAACTCGGACCGGTAACCCTCGCCTATGAAACCTACGGTACCCTCAATGCAGATAAATCAAATGCGATATTGATTTTACATGCCCTTTCGGGTGATTCCCATGCCGCCGGATATTACGACCAAGAAGATGAAAAGCCCGGCTGGTGGGATATTATGGTCGGCCCCCGCAAAGGGATTGATACCGACAAATATTTTGTTGTCTGCTCCAATATCATTGGCAGCTGTATGGGTTCCACCGGGCCCTGCAGTACCAATCCGAAAACCGTTCAGCCCTACGCGCTTGATTTCCCAGTGGTCACCATCGGTGACATGGTGACGGCTCAAAAAAAGCTCATGGATCACCTGGGTGTTAAACAAATATTATGCGTAGTGGGTGGCTCGATCGGCGGCATGCAGGTACTGGAGTGGACCGTGCGATACCCGGAAATGGTGAAGTCCGCCATTCCGCTGGCCACCACCACCAAGCATTCGGCGTTGGCCATTGCCTTTAATGAAGTCGCCCGGCAGTCCATCATGGCCGATCCATCGTGGAATAACGGAAACTACTACTACGGACCCAAACCCAACCTTGGGTTGGCAGTGGCACGCATGATCGGCCACATCACCTATTTGTCGGATGAATCCATGCGGTTGAAATTCGGCCGCAGGCTGCAGGATAAGAGTGACTTTTCATTTAACTTCGATGCGGATTTTCAGGTCGAAAGTTACCTGCGGTATCAGGGTAAAAAATTTGTGGATCGTTTTGATGCCAACTCTTTTTTGTATATAACCAAAGCCGCTGATTATTATGACATGGAAAAACAGTATGGTGATGGTTCAGCGGTAAAAGCCTTTTCAAAGGCCAAGGCTAAATTTCTGGTGGTCTCCTTTACATCTGACTGGCTGTATCCTACCTATCAATCCAAATCCATGGTGAAAGCCATGAAGAAAAACGGATTGGATGTCAGTTTTCTTGAAATTGAAGCCGAATGGGGCCACGACGCCTTTTTGCTCCCCAATGAGCGCTTAACGATGCTCATCAGGGGTTTTTTGGAGCGTGTTTGTCGTGACAACAAAACCTAA
- a CDS encoding O-acetylhomoserine aminocarboxypropyltransferase/cysteine synthase — MNPNYKFETLCLHAGQQPDPTTTARGVPVHRTSSYVFNSSKHAADLFALKEMGNIYTRIMNPTQEVLEQRIAALEGGAAALALSSGTSAVYYTIINICEAGDEIVSAGNLYGGTYTMFDCILPQFGIRTHFADVTDPESIKRAITEKTRAVFIETIGNPVLDFTDINAIAEIAHSHHLPLIVDGTFTTPYLMKSIEYGADIVVNSLTKWMGGHGTGIGGIVVDAGKFDWQDPKFKLYNEPDPSYHDIRYAHDLGDMNPIAFILRMRLVPLRNLGACISPDNAWMFLQGLETLPLRMQRHCENAAAVARFLKEHTHVEWVRYPGLPDDPTYPVASRYLKNGFGGMVVFGIKGGLNAGQKFVDSLKLFSHLANVGDAKSLVIHPASTTHSQLSEEQQRAGGLTPDLVRLSIGIENIEDIKEDLDQAFAQT; from the coding sequence ATGAACCCAAACTATAAATTTGAAACATTGTGTCTGCACGCCGGCCAGCAGCCGGATCCGACCACCACTGCCAGAGGCGTACCGGTGCACCGCACGTCTTCTTACGTTTTTAACAGCAGCAAACATGCTGCCGATCTATTTGCACTCAAAGAGATGGGTAATATTTACACCCGCATCATGAATCCCACTCAGGAAGTCCTCGAGCAGCGCATTGCTGCCTTGGAGGGCGGCGCAGCAGCCTTGGCTCTGTCGTCCGGGACATCGGCTGTGTATTACACGATTATTAATATATGTGAGGCCGGTGACGAAATCGTATCCGCCGGCAACCTGTACGGCGGCACCTATACGATGTTTGATTGTATTCTGCCCCAATTTGGTATCCGCACCCATTTTGCAGACGTCACAGATCCGGAAAGCATTAAGCGCGCGATCACTGAAAAAACCCGAGCCGTATTTATTGAAACCATCGGCAATCCGGTATTGGATTTTACCGATATCAATGCGATCGCCGAAATCGCGCATTCACATCATCTACCCCTGATTGTTGATGGCACCTTTACCACGCCTTATTTGATGAAGAGTATTGAATACGGTGCTGACATCGTCGTCAATTCGCTGACCAAATGGATGGGTGGCCATGGCACCGGTATTGGCGGCATTGTAGTGGATGCAGGAAAATTTGACTGGCAGGATCCAAAATTCAAACTGTATAATGAGCCGGACCCCAGTTATCATGACATCCGCTACGCCCATGATTTGGGCGATATGAATCCGATTGCCTTTATTCTTCGCATGCGGCTGGTTCCTTTGCGAAACTTAGGTGCCTGTATCTCCCCGGACAACGCCTGGATGTTCTTGCAGGGTTTGGAAACCCTTCCCTTGCGCATGCAGCGGCATTGTGAAAATGCAGCCGCAGTGGCCCGGTTTTTAAAGGAACACACGCATGTTGAATGGGTGCGTTATCCCGGATTACCCGACGATCCGACATATCCGGTTGCCAGCCGATATCTGAAAAACGGTTTCGGCGGCATGGTCGTCTTTGGGATCAAGGGCGGTTTGAATGCCGGTCAAAAATTTGTGGACAGCCTGAAACTGTTTTCGCACTTAGCCAACGTGGGAGATGCCAAAAGCCTTGTCATTCACCCGGCAAGTACAACGCATTCGCAACTCAGTGAAGAACAGCAAAGGGCCGGAGGGTTAACGCCGGATCTGGTGCGCCTGTCAATCGGTATAGAGAACATCGAAGACATTAAAGAAGATCTCGATCAGGCTTTTGCCCAGACTTGA
- a CDS encoding DUF364 domain-containing protein yields the protein MRLNENFYNHFIDRARKTNVDLLCLGLGYTAVVTTDGGIGMAYTYFEDKTSCMLLNEAIDYEGRPAADLLEKIRSEHPLERSMALALVNALNYENALNLPEDKDNAVLFKEFRLQPDTKVAMVGYFGPLVKRLEERKVLLEVLDVSRGLGKRKDFYQKLTDWADVLLLTSTSILNNTTEEILSHLHERAKAALLGPSTPMVAEAFAHLPVHMLAGTVPLDKDHIIKAVRHGMGTPVLHKFSRKSFLLVS from the coding sequence ATGCGCCTCAACGAAAATTTTTATAACCATTTTATAGACAGGGCCCGAAAAACAAATGTGGATTTGCTGTGTCTGGGCCTGGGTTACACCGCGGTGGTAACAACAGATGGCGGCATCGGGATGGCCTACACCTATTTTGAAGATAAAACATCCTGTATGTTGTTGAATGAAGCCATCGACTATGAAGGCCGACCGGCCGCTGATCTGTTGGAAAAAATAAGAAGTGAGCATCCGCTTGAAAGAAGCATGGCCCTGGCGCTGGTCAATGCCCTTAATTATGAAAACGCGCTTAACCTGCCGGAGGATAAGGACAATGCCGTCCTTTTTAAGGAATTTCGCCTCCAGCCAGACACCAAGGTTGCGATGGTGGGCTATTTCGGGCCGCTGGTCAAGCGCCTAGAGGAAAGAAAAGTCCTCCTTGAAGTACTGGATGTCTCGCGCGGCCTGGGTAAGCGCAAAGATTTTTATCAAAAGCTAACCGACTGGGCCGATGTATTGCTGCTGACCTCAACATCCATCCTCAACAATACCACCGAGGAGATTTTGAGCCACCTTCATGAACGGGCAAAGGCCGCTTTGCTGGGGCCCAGCACACCCATGGTGGCGGAAGCTTTTGCGCACCTGCCGGTACACATGCTGGCCGGCACGGTTCCGCTTGATAAAGATCACATTATCAAAGCGGTTCGCCACGGCATGGGCACCCCGGTGCTGCACAAATTCAGCCGCAAGTCTTTTCTGCTTGTATCCTAA
- a CDS encoding molybdopterin molybdotransferase MoeA yields MKTFIGFDEALELTLANVSAGQVEDLPLAQLTGKVLAEDIVSRVDSPSSTSSRKDGYAVMSSDLTGASDQNPVNLKVVGKLAAGDRANLQIANGQAIRITTGAPMPKGADAVLSEEFCDASDDTITARNIAEKGRNVLRRGTDIQQGQAVAARGEKLSPALIGLLASAGFDRASVYRSPKVAIIASGNEVVAPGKPLSDGKLYASNMVEIGAWLASFGLSYTAELVSDNASEIQSAITSQLPQADVFITSGGAWGSEHDLMLDVVEKLGWQGIYRRVRMGPGKPVGFGLLDQKPFFILPGGPPSNEMAFLQLALPAIMKMKGETAFSFPVVRAQLAETVHGHKDWTQFIHARLETEKNQIIVQPSKLGSRLISMARKDALIVIPEGWEEWIAGEIVEVQLLNLDFGHR; encoded by the coding sequence ATGAAGACATTTATTGGATTTGACGAAGCGCTCGAGCTGACACTGGCCAATGTATCTGCCGGCCAAGTCGAAGATCTTCCCCTGGCCCAACTAACCGGCAAGGTTCTGGCTGAAGATATTGTTTCCAGAGTGGACAGCCCATCGAGCACTTCGTCCCGCAAAGACGGCTATGCCGTAATGTCATCCGATCTAACCGGCGCCAGCGATCAAAACCCGGTGAATTTAAAGGTCGTCGGAAAACTTGCGGCCGGGGACCGTGCCAACCTGCAAATTGCCAACGGGCAGGCGATCCGCATTACCACCGGCGCGCCCATGCCGAAGGGCGCCGATGCCGTGCTTTCCGAAGAATTCTGCGATGCAAGCGATGACACGATAACCGCTCGGAATATCGCAGAAAAAGGCCGCAATGTGCTCAGGCGTGGAACCGATATACAACAGGGGCAAGCGGTGGCCGCCAGAGGAGAAAAACTGTCTCCGGCCCTGATCGGACTGCTGGCTTCCGCCGGGTTCGATCGTGCGTCTGTATATCGGTCGCCGAAGGTGGCCATTATTGCCAGCGGCAATGAAGTCGTTGCTCCCGGAAAACCATTGAGCGACGGCAAGCTGTATGCCAGCAATATGGTCGAAATCGGCGCCTGGCTGGCATCCTTTGGTCTGTCTTACACCGCTGAGCTTGTCAGCGATAATGCCTCCGAAATTCAAAGCGCAATCACTTCCCAGCTGCCGCAAGCAGATGTCTTCATTACCAGCGGAGGGGCCTGGGGCAGCGAACACGACCTTATGCTAGATGTGGTGGAAAAACTCGGTTGGCAGGGCATTTATCGTCGCGTTCGGATGGGCCCCGGTAAACCGGTCGGATTTGGGTTGCTGGACCAAAAACCGTTTTTCATATTGCCTGGAGGGCCCCCATCCAATGAAATGGCTTTTTTGCAATTGGCACTTCCGGCAATCATGAAAATGAAAGGGGAGACGGCCTTTTCTTTTCCGGTAGTCCGCGCCCAGTTGGCCGAAACCGTTCACGGCCATAAGGATTGGACCCAATTTATTCACGCCCGCCTGGAGACAGAAAAAAACCAAATTATCGTTCAGCCGTCCAAACTTGGAAGCCGGCTGATATCGATGGCCCGGAAAGATGCGCTAATTGTTATCCCGGAAGGCTGGGAGGAGTGGATCGCCGGTGAAATTGTCGAGGTTCAGCTTTTAAATCTGGATTTTGGTCATCGTTAG